The DNA region CTTGGCCGCGTACGTGTCCACTGTGGAGAAGGGGTCGTCGCAGGTCTCGATCACGTTGTACTCGTTCATGAAGAGCGTGGCCAGCGGGTCGGCGTCCTGCGCCACGCTGAAGAACTCCATGGACGCGTTGGGCCCCAGGCGCTGCTCGTAGAAGTTGTAGTGGAGCATCTCGTTGTTGACGTCCCAGTGCGCGAACTCGCCGCGGTAGCGGGTCATGAGGCCCTGGATGCGCGCGTTCACTGCGGCGCGGAGGTCGTCCGGCGACGTCAGATTCTTGACCCACCGGGGCGTCGCGTCCTGGTTCTCCCAGAAGATGTTGTGGCCGCGCACCATCACGCGGTGGGAGCGCACGAACGCCAGCATCTGGTCCGGCACGTCGAAGCGGAGGAGCCCCGACGTGGGCTCCGTCGAGTACCACTTGAGCTCGTCCTCGAACACCGCCGCGTTGAAGCGGTCCACGAACCACTTCTGGTACGCCTGGTTCCCCAGGATGGTGGAGGCGATCGCCGACCCGATCGGGAAGTCCTTGGAGGTCTGCTGCACGGAGACGGACGCGCCCACCACGCGGGCGCCCTGCGGGTCGGCCACGTGGATGGTCGCCACGCGCTTCCTCCTCTGCCAGCAGAATGAAGCAGATCAGAACTAATCGCGTCCAAGAACTAGCTATAGCTAGTCGGGTCATCTCGACACGTTACCTTCCGGATGGTGTCCTGCTGGTGCATCGCCCACTGGTCCGTCGTGAACGGCTGCAGCGACCCGCTGGCGACGGTGATCTTCATGGGGGTCTTGTCAGCGTTCTGGACACACGTACAGAGCAAAAACAAATCAGTGAGCACTTCTGAATGAACTTTCTGTGAAGCTCGTCAGATGCGACGCTTACCTGGAAGAAGATGACGGCGGTCTGCGATGGCCAGTCGAGGACGAAGCCGCCCTTGACGAAGGCCCAGCAGTCGCTCCTGGCGAGAACCGTGGCGATGCACCGCACGCCGGTGTTGTCCGGCGCCAGCCTCGCGGTGATCAGAGCGTTGTAGGCGCCTTCCAGCTTCACCCAGCCTGCACGATGCCACGAATTATTGAAGCTCACATGACTGCAGGGGCACACACTGGAAAGGGGGAGGACatgcgggggcggcggccgggctcACATGAGAAGGTGTACATGGTGGTCTTGTTGAGGTTGTAGACCACGAACGCCGGAGAGAAGACGCCGGTCTCCGTCGTGCGGTAGCCGTCCGGGTCGTCGCTGCTGCCGAACTTGAGGATGCCGCCGTTGTACAGCGCCGGCTCCGGCTGCCCTCTGCACTGCACGCCTACCGTGCAACAAAACTCAATCAGCACACGCACAAGCCATTCCACTTGACGCAGACATCAAGCCAGACTATTCTATCAAGCTTAAACACATGATCATTAAGTTGCCTGACAGCGACAGATGACACGCGACGCACACAAAAAGCGCAGCTAAAACGTGTACACCTAAGCGTTGGTTGGTCACTCGGTCGGCCCAGAAACGCATGTTCGCCCCCTGCACAGTTTGGCGCTGCCGCTTGGCGCCTTgcaagggcttggcttccaaaGTAGAGCACCGAACGAACATGATGAGCCGACGCATGATCAGGATACTCTCTACCATCTCAGAGCTTAGAAGTGGTCGAAACTTTAAAAAATTAG from Panicum hallii strain FIL2 chromosome 9, PHallii_v3.1, whole genome shotgun sequence includes:
- the LOC112873653 gene encoding uncharacterized protein LOC112873653 codes for the protein MRTPRFAPRAVAGFVVLWMLLHCGGELVAAVPPDGWYDYSAYTDCRGQPEPALYNGGILKFGSSDDPDGYRTTETGVFSPAFVVYNLNKTTMYTFSCWVKLEGAYNALITARLAPDNTGVRCIATVLARSDCWAFVKGGFVLDWPSQTAVIFFQNADKTPMKITVASGSLQPFTTDQWAMHQQDTIRKRRKRVATIHVADPQGARVVGASVSVQQTSKDFPIGSAIASTILGNQAYQKWFVDRFNAAVFEDELKWYSTEPTSGLLRFDVPDQMLAFVRSHRVMVRGHNIFWENQDATPRWVKNLTSPDDLRAAVNARIQGLMTRYRGEFAHWDVNNEMLHYNFYEQRLGPNASMEFFSVAQDADPLATLFMNEYNVIETCDDPFSTVDTYAAKLKELRAGGAILEGIGLEGHFSRPNIPLMRAILDKLATLGLPIWFTEIDISNKFDAQTQAAYLEQVLREAYAHPAVSGVMLWTALHPSGCYQMCLTDWGLNNLPTGDVVDRLLNEWRTLQAGGQTDAHGAYSFSGYLGEYVLTVTYNNRTTQSTFSLSPGDETRHINVQM